The Vulcanimicrobium alpinum sequence ACGAGCGGGATTCCGCGCACGATCGCCTCGAGCTGCGGGATCGTCGTCTGTCCGTAGCGCGACGCGATCGATCCGTCGACCGGTCCGACGGTGAACGGAAAGACGATGACGGTGGGATCGAGATCGAGCGCGCGCGCCAGCGCGAGCGTGCCGTCGTTGCCGGCCGAGCAGACGTCGTCGTACGCGGCGATCGTCTCGGCGAGCGGGGCCATCGTCAGCGACGCGTCGACGTCGAGCGCCCCTTCCTGACCGCGATCGTCGCGGCCGCAGTCGCTCGACGGTGATTTGAACGCGAAGCTGCGCTCGCTCACGCTGCGCTCGGTCGCGCCCGGCGGCGGTCCTTCGGCGGTGAGAAACTTGCGCACGTCGTTCGTATCGAAGCGGTCGGACGCGTCCTCGACGACGACGATGCGCTGACCGCTCCCGCCGCCGTCGACCGCGTCGGTCATCGAACGGAATCGCGCGGGTTCGTACCAATCGCCGCGGAAGTACGTGAACGACGGACGGGTGTCGTTGAGCCGCGGCGTCGTCGCGACCACCACGCCGCGCACGTCGCGCACGTTGGGCGCTGGGACGGTCAGCGGTCCCGCCGGCGCGAGCGCGGTACGCGTGCCGTCGGTCCATTTCGACCACGTTGCATGGAAGAGGTGCTCGGCTTGCTCGACGGTCAAGATGCCGCCGACGACGAGCCCGTCGCCCGCCGTCGCAATGTCGCTGACGCTGTTCGCCTTGAGCAGGGTGTTGAGCGCACGCGCGTCCGGCGCCCGGCCGAACCGCTCGACGAACGCATCGCGGGTGAGCGTCATGCGATGCCCCGGCGACGCCGGATCCGACATCGCCGCCGCGAGCGCGTCGAGGTCGGCTTTGGGCTGCAGTTCGATCGCGATGTGCAGCAGCGTTTTCGGGTTCGCGGCCCCGTCGGGATGCATCCCGGCCAGCGAACCCGTGGGGGCGCTGAAGCGCGACGTTGCGGGCGCGGCGTCTCCGGGCGCCGCGCACAGGAGCAGTGCGCCGTACGCGCAACCGACGAGGAGCAGGGACCGTTGTAGCGTCAACCGAGTCCTTTCCGAGGGGATAGTTCCATGCAACGCAGCGCGTTCGTCCGCAGTCTCATCGCCGCCGTCGGCATCACCGAGCTGACGCACGTGATGCCGGCGGTCGCGGGGATCGACGAACCGTCGGTGGGCCGCGAGGTGTTCGGTCAGCTTCGCGACGACGGCGATCTGCTGTTCGACTCGTCGTTCTACGAACATCTCAACGAGATCGGCTCGGTGATCGCCGAGACCGTGCGGACCCGGTATCCGTATCCGATCCGGTACTACATCGTCCGCGGCGACTCCGCGAACGCCTTCTCCGTCCCCGGCGGGAACATCTACGTCAACGAGCCGCTGCTGCGGCTGGCGAAGAACCGCGACGAACTCGCCGGGGTGCTCGCGCACGAGACCGGCCACATGGTCCTGCACCACGTCGCCCAGCGCATGTCGTCGCTGCAGAAGAAAGGGACGGCCGCATCGGTCGTTTCGGTGTTGTCGCAGGTCGTGCTGGGGCCGCTGGCCGGGGCGGCGATCGACTACGGTTCGCAGTATGCGGTCGCAGGTTCCGACGCCGCGCAATCGCGGCACATCGAGGCGCAGGCCGACGAAGAAGGCGCCCGGATCATGGCTGCGACGAACCAGTTCAATCCCTGGGGGATGGTGTGGTTCTTCCAGATCATGACCGAGTCGTACGGCCCCGGCCAGAACACGTGGCTGCGCGATCACCCGCTCGACACCGCGCGCATCGACGATCTGCAGAACGAGTTCCGCACCAATGCCGAACTCTTCGGCAAGTGGAAAGACACCAAACAAAAGGACGCCGCCTACTGGTAGTCACGCTGAGCTTGTCGAAGCGCAGCCCCGATCGCGTACGGCAGAGGTGCGTTTCTCAATTGCATGATTGGGGCGTCCCTTCGACAGGCTCAGGGTGACAGGGCGCGGGCCATCCAGGCTTGGACGAAGATCGTTGCGACCGAGGTGTAGGCGATGATCTTCTGGCCGGTGACTTGGATCTTCGCGCCCTGGGGCGTCGCCAGGGTCGGGCCGAACGCGAGCAGCGCGACGTATGCGGCGAGCACCACGGCGAATGCAGCGAACACCCAGGCGAACCGCTTCGGGAATCCCCGCTCGATTGCGATCGCGACGATCATCAGCACGACCGCGAGGAGAAACGACCGGAACGCCCACGTCACGAACTCGTTGTGCGCGCGCAGGTAGAGATTCCACGGCGTGAACGCCACGCCGGCGAAGCTCACCGCGGAGATCACCCCGGCGAACGCAGCGATCCGCGCGAGCAGTATCGCCCGGCCCGATTCGGTGAACAGCCGCGTGAAGCCGACGAAGAAGATCGCCAGCCCGATCGCGAGCGCGTTGAGCGCGATCGTGAAGAGCACGAGCGACGGCAGGTTCGACGCGCCCGAGTGCGTGTGCGTCTGCCCCAGATCGCTGAAGAAGTTCTCGAAAAATGCGTAGCCCGTCCCGTTGCGCTGTACGAGGCTGCCGCCGGGATAGAGGAGCATCGCCGCGATCGTCAGCACGAAGAACGCCGCGCACATCGCCATGACGAACGCGAACGTCCCGCGCGATCGCTCGGCGATGCGGTAGATCACGGGGCCCGCAGTACCCGGTACGCCTCGCCGTCGCGCGCGAGAAAGCCGGCGGCATGAAGCGCGTCGAGCACTTCGACGGTCGCGGCGCGCTCGTTCTTGTTGGGCATCCCGGCCCACCGCAGCGCGACCTCGTCGGGTTCGAGGAACGCGTCGGGCTGCAGCAGACCGCGCACGAACGGCTCGCTC is a genomic window containing:
- a CDS encoding protease pro-enzyme activation domain-containing protein — translated: MTLQRSLLLVGCAYGALLLCAAPGDAAPATSRFSAPTGSLAGMHPDGAANPKTLLHIAIELQPKADLDALAAAMSDPASPGHRMTLTRDAFVERFGRAPDARALNTLLKANSVSDIATAGDGLVVGGILTVEQAEHLFHATWSKWTDGTRTALAPAGPLTVPAPNVRDVRGVVVATTPRLNDTRPSFTYFRGDWYEPARFRSMTDAVDGGGSGQRIVVVEDASDRFDTNDVRKFLTAEGPPPGATERSVSERSFAFKSPSSDCGRDDRGQEGALDVDASLTMAPLAETIAAYDDVCSAGNDGTLALARALDLDPTVIVFPFTVGPVDGSIASRYGQTTIPQLEAIVRGIPLVVPAGDDGAYGYREAGIERPRVAWPCVSPYVICAGGTQLGDRDGVADEGPWNDDDHATGGGISREPRPAWQNAPGDFIFSTAYVKNRIVPDVAGDAAGHLRVYWHGYGLGGVGGTSESASLVGAELAAINSLVAPGRRLLTAGDLYALARTAPAAFRDVSRENDRGWKDNTLRPRRKALPKNFRGILPTPAPLVRGCTDQQPDGCTVTTGYDAVTGIGSIKEKSAVEALR
- a CDS encoding M48 family metalloprotease, which produces MQRSAFVRSLIAAVGITELTHVMPAVAGIDEPSVGREVFGQLRDDGDLLFDSSFYEHLNEIGSVIAETVRTRYPYPIRYYIVRGDSANAFSVPGGNIYVNEPLLRLAKNRDELAGVLAHETGHMVLHHVAQRMSSLQKKGTAASVVSVLSQVVLGPLAGAAIDYGSQYAVAGSDAAQSRHIEAQADEEGARIMAATNQFNPWGMVWFFQIMTESYGPGQNTWLRDHPLDTARIDDLQNEFRTNAELFGKWKDTKQKDAAYW